A region from the Triticum urartu cultivar G1812 chromosome 1, Tu2.1, whole genome shotgun sequence genome encodes:
- the LOC125524808 gene encoding uncharacterized protein LOC125524808: MRLLSFVPCGCRAGPIDDAPPADQQAAATTTGAAARRRRRRARSLGGSPQWRPALGDIYEGVAVDVSKAAAGGRVVPARPGRVASRVLPRAHSDEYRHIETASSMPAFAPTAFLF, encoded by the exons ATGAGGCTCTTGTCGTTCGTGCCCTGCGGCTGCCGTGCTGGACCCATCGACGACGCGCCGCCTGCGGATCAGCAGGCTGCTGCCACGACCACCggcgcggcggcgaggaggaggcggaggagggcCAGGTCGCTGGGCGGCTCGCCGCAGTGGAGGCCGGCGCTTGGGGACATCTATGAGGGTGTCGCGGTGGACGTGAGCAAGGCCGCAGCGGGTGGGCGCGTCGTCCCGGCCAGGCCCGGCAGGGTGGCCTCCAGGGTCCTGCCCCGCGCGCACAGCGACGAATACAG GCACATCGAGACGGCGTCGTCGATGCCGGCGTTCGCGCCGACGGCGTTCCTGTTCTGA